From Caminibacter mediatlanticus TB-2, the proteins below share one genomic window:
- a CDS encoding 4Fe-4S dicluster domain-containing protein yields the protein MANYAIALEYQNCIDCRACEVACKDENGVMLGADKQRIWVGVVEGGETLSDYFMNFYPSQCNHCIDAPCVTVCPTGASHFAEGGIVKVDYDMCIICKGCMEACPYDARFVDESRHAVDKCTFCDGRIQEYGTTACSATCPTKVRTFGDLEDENSDIVKLLKQREFFLLKEDEATLPKLFYLVPQDKEFAKRTLGDGIKIHKWEDIKPLYEAATQAKKPEWKKA from the coding sequence ATGGCAAACTATGCAATAGCTCTTGAATATCAAAACTGTATTGATTGTAGAGCATGCGAAGTAGCATGCAAAGATGAAAATGGTGTAATGCTTGGTGCTGATAAACAAAGAATTTGGGTTGGAGTTGTAGAAGGTGGAGAAACTCTAAGTGATTATTTTATGAATTTTTATCCATCTCAATGTAATCACTGTATTGATGCACCTTGTGTAACAGTTTGTCCAACAGGTGCATCTCACTTCGCTGAGGGTGGAATTGTAAAAGTTGATTATGATATGTGTATTATTTGTAAAGGTTGTATGGAAGCTTGTCCATATGACGCAAGATTTGTAGATGAGAGTAGACATGCAGTTGATAAATGTACATTTTGTGATGGAAGAATTCAAGAGTATGGAACTACTGCTTGTAGCGCAACATGTCCTACAAAAGTTAGAACATTTGGTGATTTAGAAGATGAAAATTCTGATATTGTTAAATTATTAAAACAAAGAGAATTTTTCTTATTAAAAGAAGATGAAGCAACACTACCAAAACTATTTTATCTTGTACCACAAGATAAAGAATTTGCAAAAAGAACTCTTGGAGATGGAATTAAAATACATAAATGGGAAGATATAAAACCACTTTATGAAGCAGCTACACAGGCTAAAAAACCTGAGTGGAAAAAAGCGTAA
- the nrfD gene encoding NrfD/PsrC family molybdoenzyme membrane anchor subunit: MSTKYTQCCGLNIKKVSLSELLFNKTMIIALILIAIGIVGWYEILTLRWAHDFVNVRDVIMSAGSSDTQSIAMALKEQIFNLKEIEEVNKAEPWGIFVTQYVYLLYGGSALIFLTALMELFRVNVAPKVAAALMSFGLAMVFGGLISIFTDLANQLNIYWMVLNPQPQSGMWLMMPLYAVYIPFTLIEIYFLITNKRDLARKLAGVLIILGIIIDIIEFYIQGLLFNLNTPRHLWTDIPQLWIYFLITGALTGIGGAILFAFLGLKNKPYFDEFIKVASNIGLITIILAAIYEVINFMVVDPKWINLIIAGSPISWMYWGWIILGIAIPFITFISKNKSLILVGSISLIIGTFLMRQVFIYGGNIVPMTDRFGKGPEATSLYNLAEITPYAYIPPHTMEVLIVIGCLGIGLAVYSLIDSLFDVRNINDNIDH, encoded by the coding sequence ATGAGTACTAAATATACACAATGCTGCGGGTTAAATATAAAAAAAGTTAGTTTAAGTGAGCTTTTATTTAATAAAACAATGATTATTGCATTAATATTAATCGCAATAGGAATTGTAGGATGGTATGAAATTTTAACTTTAAGATGGGCACATGATTTTGTAAATGTAAGAGATGTTATAATGAGTGCAGGAAGTAGTGATACTCAATCAATTGCAATGGCACTAAAAGAGCAAATTTTTAATTTAAAAGAAATTGAAGAAGTAAATAAAGCTGAACCATGGGGAATTTTTGTTACTCAATATGTTTATTTACTATATGGGGGTAGTGCTTTAATTTTCTTAACAGCTTTAATGGAACTTTTTAGAGTAAATGTTGCACCAAAAGTTGCAGCAGCACTTATGAGTTTTGGTCTTGCTATGGTATTTGGTGGACTTATTTCAATTTTCACTGACCTTGCAAATCAATTAAATATTTATTGGATGGTACTTAATCCTCAACCACAAAGTGGTATGTGGTTAATGATGCCTTTATATGCAGTTTATATTCCATTTACTTTAATCGAAATTTATTTTCTTATTACAAACAAAAGAGACTTAGCAAGAAAACTTGCAGGAGTACTAATTATTTTAGGAATAATTATTGATATTATTGAATTTTACATCCAAGGATTATTATTTAATCTAAATACTCCAAGACATTTATGGACTGATATTCCACAATTATGGATATACTTCTTAATAACAGGTGCATTAACAGGAATTGGTGGTGCAATTTTATTTGCATTTTTAGGTCTAAAAAACAAACCCTATTTTGATGAATTTATTAAAGTAGCATCAAATATAGGATTAATTACAATTATTTTGGCAGCAATTTACGAAGTTATTAATTTTATGGTAGTAGACCCTAAATGGATAAATTTAATAATTGCTGGAAGTCCAATTAGTTGGATGTATTGGGGATGGATTATTTTAGGTATTGCTATTCCATTTATTACTTTTATTTCTAAAAACAAAAGTCTAATATTAGTTGGAAGCATAAGTTTAATTATTGGTACATTTTTAATGAGGCAAGTATTTATTTATGGTGGTAATATTGTTCCAATGACAGATAGATTTGGCAAAGGACCTGAGGCTACTTCTTTATATAATTTAGCTGAAATTACTCCATATGCATACATTCCTCCTCACACAATGGAAGTTTTGATTGTTATAGGATGTTTAGGTATTGGTCTTGCAGTTTACTCTCTTATTGATTCACTTTTTGATGTAAGAAACATTAACGACAATATAGACCACTAA
- a CDS encoding NAD(P)/FAD-dependent oxidoreductase: MTKVVVLGAGISGHTAALNLKRKLKNKAEVIVVSPNSNYQWVPSNIWVGTGHMKPEQVYFPLKPVYDKMKIDFKQAKAISIHPEGDTGENKPYVTIEYVTGVDAGKKEKVYYDFLINATGPKLNFAATPGLGPDEGTTTSICNYIHAKHAWDELQKVIDKMKKGQKQKIVIGLGHGGATCQGAALEYTLNVASLIKNLGLEDMADIRYITNEFFIGDLGMAGAYVKNAGYVAHTKNIISALFYEYGIRWHHQSSVYKVEPGKIYYETYEGEELTMDYDFAMLIPPFSGVGITAVGPNGEDYTDKLFKPNKLMIVDADYESAKKPYHEWSGEDWPKKLQNPTYKNIFAIGIAFAPPHTISKPFTTKSGRPLTPAPPRTGMPSAVMGHATAMNIAEWILEGKPSFRHKASMAEIASICVVSIGYGFRGVAGSMSVYPTIPDYKKYPDFGRDINYTIGEVGVAGHWFKWLMHYLFMYKAKAKPGWWLIPD; this comes from the coding sequence ATGACAAAAGTTGTAGTATTAGGAGCTGGAATTTCTGGTCATACAGCAGCTTTAAATCTAAAAAGAAAATTAAAAAATAAAGCAGAAGTTATTGTTGTGTCTCCAAACTCTAACTATCAATGGGTTCCATCAAATATATGGGTTGGAACTGGACATATGAAACCAGAACAAGTTTATTTTCCTTTAAAACCTGTATATGATAAAATGAAAATTGATTTTAAACAAGCAAAAGCAATTTCTATTCATCCAGAAGGTGATACAGGTGAGAATAAACCATACGTAACAATTGAATATGTAACTGGTGTTGATGCTGGAAAAAAAGAAAAAGTTTATTATGACTTTTTAATTAACGCCACAGGACCAAAACTAAATTTTGCAGCGACACCTGGTCTTGGACCTGATGAAGGCACTACTACATCAATTTGTAATTATATACATGCAAAACACGCATGGGATGAATTACAAAAAGTAATTGACAAAATGAAAAAAGGACAAAAACAAAAAATTGTTATAGGACTTGGACATGGTGGAGCTACTTGTCAAGGAGCTGCACTTGAATATACCTTAAATGTTGCAAGTTTGATTAAAAATTTAGGTCTTGAAGATATGGCTGATATCAGATATATAACAAATGAATTTTTTATTGGTGATTTAGGTATGGCTGGTGCATATGTCAAAAATGCTGGGTATGTTGCACATACTAAAAATATAATCTCAGCACTATTTTATGAATATGGAATTAGATGGCATCACCAATCAAGTGTATATAAAGTAGAACCTGGAAAAATTTATTATGAAACATATGAAGGTGAAGAACTTACAATGGATTATGATTTTGCAATGTTAATCCCTCCATTTAGTGGTGTTGGAATTACAGCAGTTGGTCCTAATGGAGAAGATTATACTGATAAATTATTTAAACCAAATAAATTAATGATAGTTGATGCAGACTATGAAAGTGCTAAAAAGCCATATCACGAATGGAGTGGAGAAGATTGGCCAAAAAAACTTCAAAATCCAACTTATAAAAACATCTTTGCAATTGGAATAGCCTTTGCACCACCACATACAATATCAAAACCTTTTACAACTAAATCAGGTCGTCCTCTAACACCAGCCCCACCAAGGACAGGTATGCCAAGTGCAGTTATGGGTCATGCAACTGCAATGAATATTGCAGAGTGGATTCTTGAAGGGAAACCATCATTTAGACATAAAGCAAGTATGGCTGAAATTGCAAGTATTTGTGTAGTTTCTATTGGATATGGATTTAGAGGAGTTGCGGGAAGCATGTCAGTTTATCCTACAATTCCAGACTATAAAAAATATCCAGACTTTGGAAGAGATATTAATTACACAATTGGTGAAGTTGGAGTTGCTGGTCATTGGTTTAAATGGCTTATGCATTATCTATTTATGTATAAAGCTAAGGCAAAACCTGGATGGTGGTTAATTCCAGATTAA
- the trxA gene encoding thioredoxin, which yields MAIEITKENFEDIVKNNKVVVVDFWAPWCGPCRMVAPIIEELAEEYKDKGVVIGKINTDEQQELAMQFGIRSIPTILFIKDGEIVDQMVGAAPKNFFEEKINALLG from the coding sequence ATGGCAATAGAAATTACAAAAGAAAACTTTGAAGATATAGTAAAGAATAATAAAGTAGTTGTAGTAGACTTTTGGGCGCCTTGGTGTGGACCTTGTAGAATGGTAGCACCAATTATTGAAGAATTAGCAGAAGAGTATAAAGATAAAGGTGTAGTTATAGGAAAAATCAATACTGATGAGCAACAAGAACTTGCAATGCAATTTGGAATTAGAAGTATTCCAACTATTCTTTTTATCAAAGATGGTGAAATTGTTGACCAAATGGTTGGTGCTGCACCTAAAAACTTCTTTGAAGAAAAAATTAACGCACTATTAGGATAA
- the trxB gene encoding thioredoxin-disulfide reductase: protein MYDVIIIGGGPAGLSAGIYTSRLGGKTLLLEKLTPGGQITLSSEIENYPGICDVKSGVELMACWPNQAKKFGCEIKSEEAKELKIENGKFRIITSNNEYKAKAVIVATGSTPKKAGFEGEDKFIGRGVSYCAVCDGFFYKDKVVAVIGGGDTALEEALYLSQIAKKVYLIHRRDKFRAAPITQKKVFENEKIEIIYNAIVKKAYGNKFLEGIILLQKNKEIDLKVDGVFVFVGMKVNNELIKDLVELNEYGEVKVNLKMETSLKGLYAAGDIREDSVKQVVAAAGDGATAGINAMKLIQKEEE from the coding sequence ATGTATGATGTAATTATTATTGGAGGAGGACCAGCAGGACTTAGTGCTGGAATTTATACAAGCAGACTTGGAGGTAAAACTCTTTTGCTTGAAAAATTAACTCCCGGAGGACAAATTACACTAAGCAGTGAAATAGAAAATTATCCTGGTATTTGCGATGTAAAAAGTGGAGTTGAACTTATGGCTTGTTGGCCTAATCAAGCTAAAAAATTTGGATGTGAAATAAAAAGTGAAGAAGCTAAAGAATTGAAAATTGAAAATGGAAAATTTAGAATTATTACCTCAAATAATGAATATAAAGCAAAAGCTGTAATAGTTGCAACTGGGTCTACTCCAAAAAAAGCTGGATTTGAGGGAGAAGATAAATTCATAGGAAGAGGTGTTAGCTATTGTGCTGTGTGTGATGGATTTTTTTATAAAGATAAAGTCGTAGCAGTAATTGGAGGTGGAGATACAGCACTTGAAGAAGCTTTATATTTAAGTCAGATTGCTAAAAAAGTATATTTAATTCATCGAAGAGATAAATTTAGAGCTGCACCAATAACTCAAAAAAAAGTATTTGAAAATGAAAAAATTGAGATAATTTATAATGCAATAGTAAAAAAAGCATATGGAAATAAGTTTTTAGAAGGTATAATTTTACTTCAAAAAAATAAAGAAATTGATTTAAAAGTAGATGGCGTATTTGTTTTTGTAGGAATGAAAGTCAATAATGAACTGATTAAAGATTTAGTAGAGTTAAATGAATATGGAGAAGTAAAAGTAAATTTAAAAATGGAAACTTCTCTTAAAGGTTTATATGCAGCTGGCGATATTAGAGAAGATAGTGTAAAACAGGTAGTTGCAGCAGCAGGAGATGGTGCAACTGCTGGAATTAATGCAATGAAACTAATTCAAAAGGAAGAAGAATGA
- the dapB gene encoding 4-hydroxy-tetrahydrodipicolinate reductase, with protein MKYGIVGATGRVGKLLVKILKEENEKIGAVMFNGKQTINFDSDTIITNDAEELLKNCDIAIDFSAPIATENLLEAAIKNPKPLVIATTGLNEHQKNLMIEASKKCPILYATNMSLGIAILNKLVAMVSEKLRDFDIEITEQHHRYKVDAPSGTALTLAESCAKARGLNLKDVIVTGRSGHVGPRSKDEIGVFAIRGGDVVGRHTVGFYNDGEFLELHHTATSRETFARGAIKVAKWLINQKPGLYSINDALGL; from the coding sequence ATGAAATATGGAATTGTTGGTGCAACAGGTAGAGTTGGTAAGTTACTTGTAAAAATATTAAAAGAAGAGAATGAAAAAATTGGTGCAGTAATGTTTAATGGAAAGCAAACAATAAATTTTGATTCTGATACTATAATTACAAACGATGCAGAAGAATTATTAAAAAATTGTGACATAGCAATTGATTTTTCAGCTCCAATTGCAACTGAAAATTTACTTGAAGCAGCAATTAAAAATCCAAAACCTCTTGTAATTGCAACAACAGGACTAAATGAACATCAAAAAAACTTAATGATTGAAGCATCTAAAAAATGCCCTATTTTATACGCTACTAATATGAGCTTAGGAATTGCTATATTAAATAAACTTGTAGCAATGGTTAGTGAAAAATTAAGAGACTTTGATATAGAAATTACCGAACAACATCATAGATATAAAGTTGATGCACCAAGTGGGACTGCCCTAACTCTTGCTGAAAGTTGTGCGAAAGCAAGAGGCCTTAATTTAAAAGATGTAATAGTTACAGGTAGAAGCGGACATGTTGGCCCAAGAAGTAAAGATGAAATAGGAGTTTTTGCAATAAGAGGTGGAGATGTAGTTGGAAGACATACAGTTGGATTTTATAATGATGGAGAATTTTTAGAACTTCACCATACAGCAACAAGTAGAGAAACTTTTGCAAGAGGAGCTATAAAAGTTGCAAAATGGCTTATAAATCAAAAACCAGGACTTTATTCAATAAATGATGCATTAGGATTATAA
- the purF gene encoding amidophosphoribosyltransferase encodes MCSVVGIYGNENASKLCFYSLFAMQHRGQEAAGISSSDGIHIKTVKDRGLVTQIFKEEHFNILKGNMAIGHTRYSTAGDDSILDAQPVFARYGLGEISIAHNGNLVNAKEIRDELIKIGAIFQSNMDTENLIHLIAKNHQKPTLKERIIDAVKKIKGAFSLVILSRTKMFAIRDPFGFRPLSLGKIKSGGYIVASETCAFELVGAEFIRDIKPGEMITFENGELKSEMIFNPTPKQCIFEYIYFARPDSNIFGKNVYSIRKQMGRELAKEMPVEADMVVPVPDSGVAAALGYSEESGIPFEMAIMRNHYVGRTFIEPTQEIRDLKVKMKLSPIKHKIEGKRLVVIDDSIVRGTTSRRIVRMLKEAGAKEVHMRIASPATTGPCYYGVDTPTKEELIASRLSTDEIAKYIEADSLAYLSIDGLVRAVKDKKENYCFACFDGNYPIL; translated from the coding sequence ATGTGTTCAGTAGTCGGAATTTATGGAAATGAAAATGCAAGTAAATTATGTTTTTATTCACTATTTGCTATGCAACACAGAGGTCAAGAAGCAGCAGGTATATCTTCAAGTGATGGGATACACATAAAAACAGTAAAAGATAGAGGACTTGTTACTCAAATTTTTAAAGAAGAGCATTTCAATATACTAAAAGGAAATATGGCAATTGGTCATACAAGATATTCAACCGCAGGTGATGATTCAATACTTGATGCTCAACCTGTATTTGCAAGATATGGACTTGGGGAAATTTCTATTGCTCATAATGGAAACTTAGTTAATGCAAAAGAGATAAGAGATGAATTAATTAAAATTGGTGCAATATTTCAATCAAATATGGATACAGAAAATTTAATTCATCTTATAGCTAAAAACCATCAAAAACCTACTTTAAAAGAGAGAATTATTGATGCTGTAAAAAAAATAAAAGGTGCTTTTTCATTAGTAATTTTAAGTAGGACTAAAATGTTTGCTATAAGAGACCCTTTTGGATTTAGGCCATTATCTCTTGGAAAAATTAAAAGTGGTGGGTATATTGTAGCAAGTGAAACTTGTGCTTTTGAATTAGTTGGGGCTGAATTTATAAGAGATATTAAACCAGGAGAAATGATAACTTTTGAAAATGGTGAACTAAAAAGTGAGATGATTTTCAATCCAACTCCTAAACAGTGTATTTTTGAATATATCTATTTTGCAAGACCAGATAGTAACATTTTTGGAAAAAATGTTTATAGTATTAGAAAACAAATGGGAAGAGAATTAGCAAAAGAGATGCCAGTAGAAGCTGATATGGTAGTACCAGTACCTGATAGTGGAGTTGCAGCAGCTCTTGGATATTCTGAAGAGAGTGGCATTCCTTTTGAGATGGCTATAATGAGAAATCATTATGTAGGAAGGACATTTATTGAACCAACCCAAGAAATTAGAGATTTAAAAGTTAAAATGAAACTCTCTCCAATCAAACATAAAATTGAAGGAAAAAGACTTGTAGTAATTGATGATAGTATTGTGAGAGGTACGACAAGTAGAAGAATTGTTAGAATGCTAAAAGAAGCTGGCGCAAAAGAAGTTCATATGAGAATAGCATCTCCTGCAACCACAGGTCCTTGTTATTATGGAGTTGATACTCCTACAAAAGAAGAGTTAATAGCTTCTCGCTTATCAACTGATGAAATTGCAAAATATATAGAAGCTGATAGTTTAGCTTATCTTTCAATTGATGGATTAGTTAGGGCTGTAAAAGACAAAAAAGAAAACTACTGCTTTGCTTGTTTTGATGGTAACTACCCTATTTTATAA
- a CDS encoding TIGR01212 family radical SAM protein (This family includes YhcC from E. coli K-12, an uncharacterized radical SAM protein.): MDKLYTFGKYLKKKFKTKVKKVPISIPGFTCPNIDGTVARGGCVFCENESFSPNFQKEKTYLNLQSKSNPLLKKQLKSLEFQFFNTIPILKRVYGAKKFIVYFQSFTNTYAPFETLKILYEKALSFPDVIGISIGTRTDSITPQTLEYLANLSKKYEVWVEYGIQSSNNETLKRINRGHDFENVVEVTKKTKELGLNVCGHLIFGLPGENQKEMLKSVEDTINLNIDSIKFHPLYVTDNTLLANDYKKGLFNPISEKEYIDTLIKSIKMLPQNISIQRMTAGSENLLAPEWCKNKSVQISHITQALKKAGIKIN; encoded by the coding sequence ATGGATAAACTTTATACATTTGGTAAATATTTAAAGAAAAAATTCAAAACAAAAGTAAAAAAAGTCCCAATTTCTATTCCAGGATTTACTTGTCCTAATATTGATGGAACAGTAGCAAGAGGAGGATGTGTTTTTTGTGAAAATGAGAGTTTTTCGCCAAACTTCCAAAAAGAAAAAACATATTTAAATTTACAATCCAAATCTAACCCTCTTTTGAAAAAACAGCTAAAATCTCTTGAATTTCAATTTTTTAATACTATACCTATATTAAAAAGAGTATATGGTGCTAAAAAATTTATAGTCTATTTTCAAAGTTTTACAAATACATACGCCCCATTTGAAACTCTTAAAATACTCTATGAAAAAGCTCTTAGTTTTCCTGATGTTATTGGAATTAGCATAGGGACAAGGACTGATAGTATAACCCCTCAAACTCTTGAATATTTAGCTAATTTAAGTAAAAAATATGAAGTATGGGTAGAATATGGAATTCAATCTTCAAATAATGAAACCTTAAAAAGAATTAATAGAGGTCACGATTTTGAAAATGTAGTTGAAGTTACTAAAAAAACAAAAGAATTAGGACTTAATGTATGTGGTCATTTAATTTTTGGATTGCCAGGAGAGAATCAAAAAGAGATGTTAAAAAGTGTAGAAGATACAATAAATTTAAATATTGATAGTATTAAATTTCATCCATTATATGTTACAGACAATACTCTTCTTGCAAATGATTACAAAAAAGGATTATTTAATCCTATTAGCGAAAAAGAATATATTGATACTTTAATTAAATCTATAAAAATGTTACCTCAAAATATATCTATTCAAAGAATGACTGCTGGTAGTGAAAATCTTTTAGCCCCTGAGTGGTGTAAAAACAAATCAGTCCAAATTAGTCATATTACACAAGCATTAAAAAAAGCGGGAATAAAAATTAATTAA